One window of Gemmatimonadaceae bacterium genomic DNA carries:
- a CDS encoding beta-N-acetylhexosaminidase, which translates to MPVAREERHSIIPLPSSIQLDPTQSFVIDTLSTVYIDEGAGTPVEGVATYLATMLAPAIKPEVRRIASGTPLPGGAIHLGIDSANAVVGAEGYELTITPAAVNITARTAAGLFHGVQTLRQLLPVSIEHPAALRHQLTMPAGRVVDASRFEWRGMMLDVSRHFLGVRDIERFIDLLALYKLNRLHLHLSDDQGWRIEIQSRPNLAKIGGSTQVGGGRGGYYTQAEYMDIVAYAASRFITIVPEIDMPGHTNAALASYPELNCNKVSPPPYTGIRVGFSALCVDSAAIYPVLEDVVREISALTPGSWFHIGGDEVKTLTTEQYRRFIERMQGIVNANGKQMIGWGEIAPAQLSPTTVVQNWKKDSSAVHAARGGKVILSPGIKVYLDQKYDSSTILGLNWAGFNSVRTAYDWNPATFIPGVPESAVLGVEAPLWSETLVKSEDFEFMAFPRLIAVAEVGWTQAGLIEWDGFRRRLEMQTGRLNALGINTPR; encoded by the coding sequence TTGCCTGTCGCGCGAGAAGAGCGGCACAGCATCATCCCGCTTCCGTCTTCGATTCAGCTCGATCCCACTCAGTCATTCGTTATCGATACACTGAGCACGGTCTACATCGACGAAGGCGCCGGCACGCCGGTCGAAGGAGTCGCGACTTACCTGGCGACGATGCTCGCACCTGCCATCAAGCCGGAGGTGCGAAGGATCGCTTCGGGTACTCCTCTGCCGGGTGGGGCGATCCATCTCGGGATCGATTCCGCGAACGCTGTGGTTGGAGCGGAAGGGTACGAGCTGACCATCACACCCGCCGCAGTGAACATCACTGCTCGCACCGCTGCCGGTCTCTTTCACGGCGTTCAAACCCTTCGGCAATTGCTCCCCGTGTCCATCGAGCATCCCGCGGCTCTGAGACACCAGCTGACCATGCCCGCAGGCCGGGTGGTAGATGCTTCACGCTTCGAGTGGCGCGGCATGATGCTCGACGTCTCGCGTCACTTCCTCGGCGTCAGGGACATCGAGCGCTTCATCGATCTGCTGGCGCTCTACAAGCTCAATCGTCTCCACCTGCACCTGTCGGACGATCAGGGCTGGCGCATCGAGATCCAGTCACGCCCCAACCTCGCGAAGATCGGCGGCAGCACGCAGGTAGGTGGCGGCCGAGGCGGCTATTACACGCAGGCCGAGTACATGGACATTGTCGCATACGCGGCGAGCCGCTTCATCACGATCGTGCCCGAGATCGACATGCCGGGTCACACGAATGCTGCCCTCGCGTCATATCCGGAGCTGAACTGCAACAAGGTATCGCCGCCGCCCTACACCGGCATTCGCGTGGGATTCAGCGCGCTATGCGTGGACAGCGCCGCGATCTATCCCGTCCTGGAAGACGTGGTCCGTGAGATCTCGGCGCTCACACCGGGGTCCTGGTTCCACATCGGCGGTGACGAGGTAAAGACACTGACGACCGAACAGTATCGCCGATTCATCGAGCGGATGCAGGGAATCGTGAATGCGAACGGCAAGCAGATGATCGGGTGGGGTGAGATAGCGCCTGCGCAACTCTCCCCGACTACAGTAGTTCAGAACTGGAAAAAGGATTCTTCAGCCGTGCACGCGGCGAGAGGCGGGAAAGTCATTCTGTCCCCCGGCATAAAGGTGTACCTCGATCAGAAATACGACAGCTCGACCATCCTCGGCCTGAACTGGGCGGGATTCAACTCGGTGAGGACTGCCTACGATTGGAACCCGGCGACATTCATACCGGGAGTGCCCGAGAGTGCGGTCCTGGGTGTGGAGGCGCCGCTCTGGTCGGAAACGTTGGTGAAGTCCGAGGACTTCGAGTTCATGGCGTTCCCGCGATTGATTGCAGTCGCGGAGGTGGGGTGGACTCAAGCTGGTCTGATTGAGTGGGACGGGTTCAGGAGAAGGCTCGAGATGCAGACCGGGAGATTGAACGCACTCGGGATCAATACGCCCAGGTAG
- a CDS encoding DUF1343 domain-containing protein, with protein sequence MPPRIAILALMISACATQTQAVRPPEGQVVPGVEVLLRDSLDLLRGKRVGLITNASGRDRKGTSTIDLLFHAPDVKLVALFGPEHGLRGVAEAGVAVASDVDSATGVPIYSLFGEITTPTPAMLAPLDVLVYDIQDVGARVYTYQWTMVLAAAAAKKAGKPFIVLDRPNPIRADRFEGNVLRPAFASFVGLQPVPLRYGFTPGELLRYLVGKRLINADVTVVPMSGYRRSMWWEETGIPWINPSPNLRGMDAVILYPGTVMFEGTSASEGRGTEDPFRIVGASWLTDAAAIADELNAKHLAGVRFAATTRAIVPTARKFAGQTIPMIEITITGRNKVNGAEVGVHMLRAMYRRHPAEFTWRLPQIDRLAGTDELRKAVEQEGGVERLLEQWRKEAAAFEIEARPFLIYH encoded by the coding sequence ATGCCGCCAAGAATTGCGATCCTCGCGCTCATGATCTCTGCATGTGCGACGCAGACCCAGGCAGTGCGGCCACCGGAGGGCCAGGTCGTGCCGGGCGTCGAGGTGCTGCTGCGCGATTCGCTGGATCTTCTTCGCGGCAAGCGCGTCGGCCTGATAACCAATGCATCGGGCCGGGACCGTAAGGGAACAAGCACGATAGATCTCCTGTTCCACGCGCCCGATGTGAAGCTTGTTGCGCTGTTCGGCCCCGAACATGGCTTGCGCGGGGTCGCCGAAGCGGGAGTCGCGGTGGCCTCGGATGTTGACTCGGCCACCGGCGTACCCATCTACTCGCTTTTCGGAGAGATCACCACTCCCACTCCGGCGATGCTGGCCCCGCTCGATGTCCTTGTCTACGACATCCAGGACGTCGGCGCACGCGTGTACACGTACCAGTGGACGATGGTGCTCGCCGCGGCTGCCGCGAAGAAAGCCGGCAAGCCGTTCATCGTTCTCGACAGGCCGAATCCGATACGTGCCGATCGGTTCGAAGGGAACGTGCTACGGCCGGCGTTCGCTTCCTTCGTCGGACTCCAGCCGGTCCCGTTGCGCTACGGCTTCACTCCCGGTGAGCTGCTCCGGTATCTGGTTGGAAAGAGGCTGATTAACGCCGATGTCACCGTCGTCCCGATGAGCGGATACCGGCGCTCAATGTGGTGGGAGGAGACAGGCATTCCGTGGATCAACCCGTCGCCGAACCTGCGCGGGATGGACGCGGTCATTCTCTATCCCGGCACGGTGATGTTCGAAGGAACGAGCGCGAGCGAAGGCCGCGGAACCGAGGATCCATTCCGCATCGTCGGCGCGAGCTGGCTGACCGACGCCGCCGCGATCGCGGACGAGCTCAACGCGAAGCATCTGGCTGGTGTGCGGTTCGCGGCGACGACGCGCGCCATCGTCCCGACGGCGCGAAAGTTCGCCGGCCAGACCATTCCAATGATCGAGATCACCATTACCGGCCGCAACAAGGTGAACGGAGCGGAGGTCGGGGTTCACATGCTGCGCGCCATGTACCGCCGGCATCCGGCGGAATTCACGTGGAGGCTTCCGCAGATTGACCGGCTCGCCGGCACGGACGAGCTGCGCAAGGCGGTGGAACAGGAAGGCGGAGTGGAGCGGCTGCTCGAGCAGTGGAGAAAAGAAGCGGCCGCTTTCGAGATCGAAGCGCGGCCGTTCCTGATCTACCACTAG
- a CDS encoding M20/M25/M40 family metallo-hydrolase encodes MRFDIHRRLSLAVTAVVTLSSACTPMAPGASSPVPVSSMPSPAPNPGSAVPTAALTATERAIASAVDGRNAEGLALLERIVNINSGTMNFAGVREVGAILRAELDALGFETRWVDGVAFGRAGHLIAERTGTGPRLLLIGHLDTVFEPTSPFQRFEKLTDTTARGPGVIDMKGGDVIMLQAFKALRAAGVLDRMSITAVFSGDEESAGRPLEMARGELIAAAKRSQYAIGFEDGSGDPRTAVISRRGATSWSLRSTGIPAHSSQIFRSDIGAGAIFESARALDQFRARLSTQQYLTFNPGYAIGGTDVRTDSTQPGGSAYGKSNVVSREMWVSGDIRALSPEQLASAKATMRSIVSSSLPHTTSEITFDDGYPPLAPTDGNRRLLSLYDQVSRDLGYWPMVAVDPMRAGAADVSFAAPFIPMALDAIGLAGWDDHTDKETADMRMFGPLTKRAAVFLYRLSTAAPR; translated from the coding sequence ATGCGATTCGATATCCATCGCCGTCTGTCCCTGGCCGTCACCGCGGTAGTGACACTCTCATCCGCCTGCACGCCGATGGCCCCAGGGGCGTCGAGTCCGGTACCTGTGTCTTCGATGCCGTCACCCGCCCCGAATCCCGGATCGGCCGTACCGACTGCCGCTCTCACCGCGACAGAGCGCGCGATCGCGAGCGCCGTGGATGGCCGGAACGCCGAGGGGCTCGCGCTGCTCGAGCGCATCGTAAACATCAACAGCGGGACGATGAACTTCGCTGGAGTCCGCGAAGTGGGAGCGATCCTGCGCGCCGAGCTCGACGCGCTCGGGTTCGAGACGCGCTGGGTGGACGGCGTCGCGTTCGGCAGGGCGGGTCATCTCATAGCCGAGCGTACGGGGACCGGGCCGCGTCTTCTGCTCATCGGGCATCTCGATACCGTATTTGAGCCGACGAGTCCATTTCAGAGATTCGAGAAGCTGACCGACACGACCGCACGTGGCCCGGGCGTGATAGACATGAAGGGTGGCGACGTCATCATGCTGCAGGCGTTCAAGGCGTTGAGGGCAGCCGGCGTTCTGGACAGGATGAGCATCACCGCCGTGTTCTCTGGCGACGAGGAATCTGCCGGACGTCCGCTCGAAATGGCGAGAGGAGAGCTCATCGCGGCAGCGAAGCGTTCGCAGTACGCGATCGGCTTCGAGGACGGATCTGGCGATCCGCGCACCGCCGTGATCTCCCGCCGCGGCGCAACTTCATGGAGTCTGCGGTCTACAGGCATTCCCGCTCACTCCTCGCAGATCTTCAGATCCGACATCGGAGCCGGCGCGATCTTCGAATCGGCCCGTGCGCTTGACCAGTTCCGCGCGCGGCTCAGCACGCAGCAGTATCTGACGTTCAACCCCGGCTACGCGATTGGTGGAACGGACGTGCGCACCGATTCGACCCAGCCCGGCGGAAGCGCGTACGGAAAGTCGAACGTCGTTTCGAGGGAGATGTGGGTCTCGGGCGATATTCGCGCGCTCTCACCGGAGCAGCTTGCGAGCGCCAAGGCCACGATGCGCTCCATCGTTTCGTCTTCGCTTCCGCACACCACGTCGGAGATAACGTTCGACGACGGGTACCCGCCGCTCGCGCCGACAGACGGAAACCGGCGCCTGCTCTCACTGTACGACCAGGTGAGTCGCGATCTCGGCTACTGGCCCATGGTGGCCGTGGATCCGATGCGTGCGGGGGCGGCGGACGTATCATTCGCGGCTCCCTTCATTCCGATGGCGCTCGACGCAATCGGGCTCGCTGGTTGGGACGATCACACCGATAAGGAGACGGCGGATATGCGGATGTTCGGTCCGCTCACGAAGCGCGCGGCGGTGTTCCTCTATCGGCTGAGCACCGCCGCGCCGCGGTGA
- a CDS encoding M20/M25/M40 family metallo-hydrolase — protein sequence MSSSSPSVGLRVVSAALILVAIITSAPLPSPVQAQAPVTAPRAAATPHERLAREIYAELVGINTVDSVGSTTRAAEAMARRFRAAGFPAEDVQILVPPGDSTKGNLVVRYRGRGPAGGAKPILLLAHIDVVAALRSDWPRDPFTLYEENGFFLGRGSADDKAMAAIFVANLLHYKAEGWRPERDLILALTAAEEGGDNNGVEWLIKDHRSLIDAAYAINEGGGGTLAGEGANVRPLLNSIQAAEKVPENFTLTVRNSGGHSSVPRPDNAIYALANGLARLGRFAFPVALNPVTRAFFEQSAKVERPEISAAMRAIVANADDSAAAARLSTDPRYASMLRTTCVTTRLGGGHAYNALPQTASANVNCRIVPTSSAEETQATLARVLADTAIAITFTLPDRERFPESARPVEPALLQATTDLTRRMWGAIPVIPTMSTGATDGRFLRAVGIPTYGVSGIFSLPGESNAHGRDEKLRTKSFYEGLDFLDKLVRRLAGALTLRP from the coding sequence TTGTCGTCTTCGTCGCCATCGGTCGGACTGCGCGTCGTCAGCGCAGCACTGATCCTCGTCGCAATCATTACCAGCGCTCCGCTTCCTTCGCCGGTACAAGCGCAAGCTCCGGTCACGGCTCCTCGCGCCGCGGCCACGCCTCACGAGCGTCTTGCGCGCGAGATCTACGCCGAGCTCGTCGGAATCAACACAGTCGACTCCGTTGGCTCGACGACTCGCGCGGCAGAAGCGATGGCGCGGCGATTCCGCGCTGCGGGATTTCCGGCGGAGGACGTACAGATTCTCGTCCCGCCCGGCGATTCGACGAAAGGCAATCTCGTCGTTCGCTATCGCGGTCGCGGACCCGCGGGCGGCGCAAAGCCGATCCTGCTCCTCGCGCACATCGACGTCGTCGCCGCGCTCAGGTCGGACTGGCCGCGCGACCCGTTCACCCTTTACGAGGAGAACGGCTTCTTTCTCGGACGTGGCTCGGCGGACGACAAGGCGATGGCGGCCATATTCGTGGCGAATCTTCTCCACTATAAGGCGGAAGGATGGCGGCCGGAGCGCGACCTGATTCTCGCGCTCACCGCCGCCGAAGAGGGCGGCGACAACAACGGTGTCGAGTGGCTGATCAAGGACCACCGGTCGCTCATCGATGCTGCGTACGCGATCAATGAAGGCGGTGGTGGGACTCTCGCCGGCGAAGGCGCCAACGTGCGTCCGCTTCTCAACTCCATCCAGGCGGCGGAGAAAGTGCCCGAGAACTTCACCCTCACGGTGAGGAATTCGGGCGGACACTCCAGCGTGCCTCGGCCCGACAATGCGATCTACGCGCTTGCGAATGGCCTGGCGAGACTTGGACGCTTCGCATTCCCGGTCGCACTCAATCCCGTGACGCGCGCGTTCTTCGAGCAGTCCGCGAAAGTCGAGCGTCCCGAGATTTCGGCCGCCATGCGCGCCATCGTCGCCAACGCTGACGACTCGGCAGCTGCGGCAAGGCTTTCGACCGACCCGCGCTACGCATCCATGCTGAGAACGACATGCGTCACGACTCGACTGGGGGGAGGTCATGCGTACAACGCGCTTCCGCAGACCGCGAGCGCCAACGTGAACTGCCGCATCGTTCCGACATCGAGCGCCGAGGAAACCCAGGCAACGCTGGCACGCGTGCTCGCTGACACGGCGATCGCCATCACGTTCACGCTTCCGGATCGCGAGCGGTTCCCCGAATCGGCCAGGCCCGTGGAACCGGCGTTGCTCCAGGCGACGACTGACCTGACACGCCGTATGTGGGGCGCCATTCCCGTCATTCCCACGATGTCCACCGGCGCTACCGACGGTCGCTTTCTACGCGCGGTGGGAATCCCGACCTACGGAGTCAGTGGAATCTTCTCGCTTCCTGGTGAAAGCAACGCCCACGGCCGCGACGAGAAGCTGAGAACGAAGTCGTTCTACGAGGGGCTCGATTTTCTCGACAAGCTGGTGCGGCGACTTGCAGGTGCGTTGACCCTGAGACCGTAA
- a CDS encoding protein kinase — MPTSQLRDQVQRSLGATYTLHRELTGGGMSHVFLAEETALGRMVVIKILSPERAQGLLADRFAREIRLAAKLQHPHIVPLFSAGTIDGLPYYTMPFVEGESLRARLSRDTRLPVAEALQVLRDTARALEYAHAHDVVHRDIKPDNILLSGNAACVIDFGIAKALTAARSETAPVPRDGSLTGVGFVVGTPGYMAPEQATPHEQIDHRADIYAFGCVAYELFAGKPPFSKPTPQLLMIAHIIEAPSSSALRGTDIPPSIADLVMRCLAKAPSDRPQSASELIKAIQSDGMRVFTPASGTDAAASIAVLPFDNMSGDVANEYFSDGITEEIINALTQIGGLRVVGRTSSFAFKNAKRDLRAVGEQLDVATVLEGSVRKSGNRLRITAQLVKVSDGYHLWSERYDRELTDVFAVQDEIAKAIASKLRLSLGKNAGLIKPRTVDLEAYELFLKGRIHMYRLGHFIFGGIDCFQRAIELDDNFAMAHASLAEALLIAGYSGLMRPADVIVRAQTAAATAVRLAPGSAESRHAIAFWMSFYGSDAETAIAEWQRAMEMGSQLSQVRCNYAIWGLCLLAQRWDDAVRVIEEGVSADPLNGFAHSMLALAEIFARKPGEVVAHARRGVELDPESFWGNFSLQRAYHFAGMHSDALRQGALTLAQSGRHPWVLAELAVAHASVGNFDAADAIYSELAARNRIEPIQPSAMALAATCARKLDDAISLCHRAVDDRDAHIRWAAVDRWEGWSPLYEHPAWAVVRQRIVEW; from the coding sequence ATGCCGACGTCCCAGCTTCGTGATCAGGTGCAACGATCGCTTGGCGCCACCTATACGCTCCATCGCGAGCTGACCGGCGGGGGCATGTCGCACGTCTTTCTCGCGGAGGAAACCGCCCTCGGCCGCATGGTCGTGATCAAGATCCTCTCCCCCGAGCGCGCGCAGGGCCTGCTTGCCGATCGCTTCGCGCGGGAGATACGCCTCGCCGCCAAGCTGCAGCATCCCCACATCGTTCCTCTTTTCTCCGCCGGGACAATAGATGGTCTTCCCTATTATACCATGCCGTTCGTCGAAGGGGAGTCGCTGCGCGCGCGACTGTCCCGGGATACGAGGCTGCCCGTAGCGGAGGCGCTTCAAGTACTCCGCGACACGGCGCGCGCGCTCGAGTACGCGCACGCGCACGACGTGGTTCACCGCGACATCAAACCCGACAACATCCTGCTCTCCGGCAATGCCGCGTGCGTTATTGACTTCGGCATCGCCAAAGCACTGACGGCGGCACGCAGCGAGACCGCGCCCGTCCCGCGGGACGGCTCCCTGACTGGCGTCGGCTTCGTCGTCGGCACTCCGGGATACATGGCTCCGGAGCAAGCGACTCCGCACGAGCAAATAGACCATCGTGCCGATATCTATGCGTTCGGCTGCGTCGCGTACGAGCTTTTCGCGGGGAAGCCGCCGTTCTCCAAGCCCACGCCGCAACTGCTGATGATCGCTCATATCATCGAGGCCCCATCGTCTTCGGCGCTTCGTGGAACCGACATCCCTCCATCCATCGCCGACCTGGTGATGAGGTGCCTCGCCAAGGCGCCGTCCGATCGGCCCCAGAGCGCCAGCGAGCTGATCAAGGCAATTCAATCCGACGGGATGCGCGTTTTCACTCCGGCGAGCGGCACCGACGCAGCCGCTTCCATCGCGGTTCTGCCGTTCGACAACATGAGCGGCGACGTGGCAAATGAATACTTCTCCGACGGGATCACCGAGGAGATCATCAATGCCCTCACGCAGATTGGCGGGCTTCGGGTCGTCGGTCGCACGTCCTCGTTCGCATTCAAGAACGCCAAGCGCGATCTCCGCGCTGTTGGCGAGCAGCTCGACGTCGCCACCGTTCTCGAGGGCAGCGTGAGGAAATCGGGGAACCGGCTGCGCATCACAGCGCAGCTCGTGAAGGTGAGCGACGGCTATCATCTGTGGTCCGAGCGCTACGATCGCGAGCTCACTGACGTATTCGCCGTGCAGGACGAGATCGCCAAGGCGATCGCATCCAAGCTGCGTCTCTCGCTCGGGAAGAACGCCGGCCTCATCAAGCCGCGAACAGTGGACCTTGAAGCATACGAGCTCTTCCTCAAGGGCCGGATTCACATGTACCGGCTCGGCCACTTCATATTTGGTGGAATAGACTGCTTCCAGCGGGCGATCGAGCTTGACGACAACTTCGCGATGGCCCATGCATCGCTCGCCGAGGCGCTGCTCATCGCCGGGTATTCGGGCCTGATGCGCCCTGCCGATGTGATCGTGCGTGCGCAAACCGCGGCGGCGACAGCTGTCCGGCTGGCGCCGGGAAGCGCCGAGTCGAGGCACGCCATCGCCTTCTGGATGAGCTTCTACGGGAGTGACGCCGAAACCGCGATCGCCGAATGGCAGCGGGCGATGGAGATGGGATCGCAGTTGTCGCAGGTGAGATGCAACTACGCGATCTGGGGACTCTGCCTTCTCGCGCAACGCTGGGACGACGCGGTGAGAGTGATCGAAGAAGGAGTCTCCGCCGATCCGCTCAACGGATTCGCCCATTCGATGCTCGCGCTGGCGGAGATCTTCGCGCGCAAGCCTGGCGAGGTCGTCGCCCACGCGCGCCGCGGAGTGGAGCTGGACCCGGAATCGTTCTGGGGAAACTTCAGCCTGCAGCGTGCATATCACTTCGCGGGCATGCACTCCGATGCGCTCAGGCAAGGCGCGTTAACGCTCGCCCAAAGCGGCCGGCACCCGTGGGTATTGGCCGAGTTGGCGGTGGCGCACGCGTCAGTCGGAAACTTCGACGCCGCCGACGCCATCTATTCGGAGCTGGCGGCGCGAAATCGAATCGAGCCCATCCAGCCGTCGGCGATGGCCCTTGCCGCCACGTGCGCGCGCAAGCTCGACGACGCCATATCGCTCTGTCATCGCGCCGTGGACGACCGGGACGCGCACATCCGGTGGGCGGCCGTTGACCGATGGGAGGGATGGTCGCCGCTGTACGAACACCCCGCATGGGCCGTGGTGCGTCAGAGAATCGTGGAGTGGTAG
- a CDS encoding glycosyl hydrolase family 18 protein, protein MTGQSQYAGERLFYYVDREDSYNSLVKHIGQISVLAPQVYVVDSLGIMWGSLDRRVAALAKQHNVKVMPLFTNEGFQQPGLRRLLADSAARARAVETMVALCRTHGYWGIQFDVENINIADRDRFTAWYREAANALHAAGFKISVAVVHRTEDGAGPTAYHRFLQDSWRGGYDLAELGRIGDFISLMTYSEHTRRTTPGPVAGLPWMKEAVDYFLRFVPPEKLSLGIPTYGGRWYTRYDGSTPDRASSTSESVSWTWGSGFAARNGATIQWDSVQQVPFASYSIGGINEWLFLEDARAFRTKLDLAKEKKLRGFSVWVLGPEDERIWDVLR, encoded by the coding sequence ATGACGGGACAATCCCAATACGCCGGCGAGCGACTCTTCTATTACGTGGACCGCGAGGACAGCTACAACAGTCTGGTGAAGCACATCGGCCAGATCAGCGTGCTGGCGCCACAGGTTTACGTCGTGGACAGTCTCGGCATCATGTGGGGATCGCTCGACCGCCGTGTCGCCGCGCTCGCGAAGCAGCACAACGTGAAGGTGATGCCGCTCTTCACGAATGAGGGATTCCAGCAGCCCGGGCTGCGGCGCCTTCTTGCCGACTCGGCCGCGCGCGCCCGCGCTGTCGAGACCATGGTCGCGCTGTGCAGAACGCACGGCTACTGGGGGATCCAGTTCGACGTCGAGAATATCAACATCGCCGACCGCGACCGCTTCACCGCCTGGTATCGTGAAGCGGCGAACGCGCTGCACGCCGCGGGCTTCAAGATCAGTGTCGCGGTGGTGCACCGCACCGAGGACGGCGCGGGTCCGACGGCATATCATCGCTTCCTTCAGGACAGTTGGCGCGGCGGTTACGATCTCGCCGAGCTGGGGCGCATTGGAGATTTCATCTCGTTGATGACGTACAGCGAGCACACGCGCCGCACCACTCCCGGCCCGGTCGCGGGGCTGCCGTGGATGAAGGAAGCGGTGGATTATTTCCTCCGCTTCGTGCCGCCGGAGAAGCTGTCGCTCGGCATTCCGACGTATGGTGGTCGCTGGTACACGCGCTACGATGGGTCAACTCCCGATCGTGCGAGCTCGACCAGCGAGTCGGTGAGCTGGACCTGGGGCTCCGGATTCGCCGCGCGCAACGGCGCGACGATTCAATGGGACTCCGTTCAGCAGGTGCCATTCGCGTCCTACAGCATCGGAGGCATCAACGAGTGGCTGTTCCTCGAGGACGCTCGGGCGTTCCGGACGAAGCTCGATCTGGCGAAGGAAAAGAAGCTGCGTGGCTTCTCGGTGTGGGTGCTGGGACCCGAAGACGAGCGGATATGGGACGTGCTGCGCTAA
- a CDS encoding FAD-binding dehydrogenase, translating to MDTDASRQKIIRADHRAKGDEMRGDADAIVVGAGLAGLVAAAELADAGKRVIVLDQEPEQSLGGQAFWSFGGLFLVNSPEQRRLRIRDSFDLAWQDWLGTAGFDRDEDYWPRKWAEAYVNFAAGEKRSWLHERGVRFFPVVGWAERGGYGATGPGNSVPRFHITWGTGPAIIEPFVNRVRAAEAHGLVEFRFRHRVSALTMTGSVVDGVRGEVLEPSAAERGMRSTRDIAGEFEIRAQAVIVTSGGIGANHDLVRANWPARLGDPPKKMLSGVPDHVDGRMLGITELAGGRIVNRDRMWHYVEGIRNWNPIWTNHGIRILPGPSSLWLDALGRRLPAPLYPGFDTLGTLDHIMRTGHEYSWFILTQKIIEKEFALSGSEQNPDLTGRSIRGVLGRAGGGAPAPVRAFMERGADFIVERELRDLIRRMNELTDEPLLDVEQVEREVIARDREMDNPFTKDLQIAALRGARSYIGDRLIRVAKPHKLLDPDAGPLIAVRLNILTRKTLGGLETDLLSRVLRADGQPLPGLYAAGEVAGFGGGGMHGYRALEGTFLGGCIFSGRAAGRAAAAAIG from the coding sequence ATGGACACCGATGCAAGTCGCCAGAAAATCATTCGCGCTGACCATCGCGCCAAAGGCGATGAAATGAGAGGCGACGCGGACGCGATCGTCGTCGGAGCCGGACTCGCCGGGCTCGTTGCCGCCGCGGAGCTGGCAGACGCCGGCAAGCGGGTAATCGTTCTGGACCAGGAGCCGGAACAGAGTCTCGGCGGTCAGGCCTTCTGGTCGTTCGGCGGCTTGTTCCTCGTCAATTCGCCGGAGCAGCGCCGTCTGCGCATTCGCGATTCATTCGATCTGGCATGGCAGGATTGGCTGGGAACCGCGGGATTCGACCGCGACGAGGACTACTGGCCGCGAAAGTGGGCAGAAGCGTACGTGAACTTTGCCGCTGGTGAGAAGCGGTCGTGGCTGCATGAGCGCGGGGTGCGATTCTTTCCCGTCGTCGGATGGGCGGAGCGAGGCGGCTACGGCGCAACCGGGCCCGGGAACTCGGTGCCGCGATTCCACATCACATGGGGCACAGGCCCGGCGATCATCGAACCGTTCGTTAACCGCGTGCGCGCGGCGGAAGCTCACGGCCTCGTCGAGTTCAGATTCCGCCATCGCGTGAGCGCGCTGACGATGACCGGCAGCGTCGTGGACGGCGTGCGCGGCGAAGTTCTGGAGCCGAGCGCGGCCGAGCGTGGCATGCGCAGCACGCGCGACATTGCCGGCGAGTTCGAGATCAGGGCGCAGGCGGTGATCGTCACGTCGGGAGGCATCGGCGCGAACCATGATCTGGTGCGAGCGAACTGGCCCGCCCGGCTCGGCGATCCGCCGAAGAAGATGTTGTCCGGCGTGCCCGACCACGTGGACGGCCGGATGCTTGGCATCACGGAATTGGCGGGAGGTCGGATCGTCAATCGCGACAGGATGTGGCATTACGTCGAAGGGATACGCAACTGGAATCCGATCTGGACGAATCATGGAATACGGATTCTGCCCGGGCCGTCGTCGCTCTGGCTCGATGCGCTCGGACGACGACTGCCGGCGCCGCTCTATCCGGGCTTCGACACGCTCGGCACGCTCGATCACATCATGCGAACGGGGCACGAGTACTCCTGGTTCATCCTCACGCAGAAGATTATCGAGAAGGAATTCGCGCTCTCGGGATCGGAGCAGAATCCGGATCTCACGGGCAGGAGCATTCGCGGAGTCCTCGGACGCGCCGGAGGCGGAGCGCCGGCGCCAGTGCGTGCATTCATGGAGCGGGGTGCCGATTTCATCGTCGAACGCGAGCTGCGTGATCTCATCCGCCGAATGAACGAGCTGACGGATGAGCCGCTTCTCGACGTCGAACAGGTCGAGCGCGAAGTGATCGCGCGCGATCGCGAGATGGACAATCCGTTCACCAAGGATCTTCAGATCGCCGCGCTGCGCGGGGCGAGAAGCTATATCGGCGACCGGCTCATTCGAGTGGCGAAGCCGCACAAGCTGCTCGACCCGGATGCCGGTCCGCTGATCGCGGTGCGCCTCAACATCCTCACGCGGAAAACGCTCGGCGGGCTGGAGACGGATCTCCTGTCGCGGGTGCTGCGCGCAGACGGGCAGCCGTTGCCGGGTTTGTACGCGGCGGGTGAGGTTGCCGGTTTCGGAGGGGGAGGCATGCACGGGTATCGCGCGCTCGAGGGGACATTTCTCGGCGGATGCATTTTCTCCGGACGCGCCGCGGGAAGAGCGGCGGCAGCGGCGATCGGCTGA